A genomic window from Roseofilum casamattae BLCC-M143 includes:
- the dapB gene encoding 4-hydroxy-tetrahydrodipicolinate reductase: protein MSDRSIPVMVNGAAGKMGREVIKAVAGAEDMRLIGAVDLNPDCHGQDVGEVLGLGALEVPVLDRLEAMLAFATQETEPVVMVDFTHPDSVYENVRSAIAYGISPVVGTTGLSVQQLQELAEFADKASTGCLVIPNFSIGMVLLQQAAIQASKYFDHVEIIELHHDQKADAPSGTAIKTAQLLGELGKSYNPPKVEETEKISGARGGLADENIRIHSVRLPGLIAHQEVLFGSPGELYTLRHDTSDRSCYMPGVLLAVRKVRELKTLVYGLEKIL from the coding sequence ATGAGCGATCGCTCGATTCCAGTGATGGTGAATGGTGCCGCTGGCAAAATGGGCCGGGAAGTAATTAAGGCTGTTGCTGGAGCAGAGGATATGAGACTCATTGGCGCTGTCGATCTCAATCCGGACTGCCACGGACAAGATGTGGGAGAAGTCCTCGGGTTGGGAGCGCTAGAAGTTCCGGTTCTCGATCGCCTCGAAGCCATGCTGGCCTTTGCGACTCAAGAGACCGAACCGGTAGTAATGGTTGATTTTACTCATCCCGATAGCGTCTATGAAAATGTACGCAGCGCGATCGCCTATGGGATTTCTCCGGTGGTCGGGACGACGGGATTGAGCGTCCAACAACTGCAAGAGTTGGCTGAATTTGCCGATAAGGCCAGCACTGGATGTTTGGTCATTCCAAATTTTTCCATTGGTATGGTGCTGTTGCAGCAAGCAGCGATTCAAGCGTCTAAGTATTTTGACCATGTCGAGATTATCGAGCTGCATCACGACCAAAAGGCTGATGCTCCCAGCGGAACGGCAATTAAGACCGCTCAGTTATTAGGAGAGTTAGGTAAATCTTATAACCCACCGAAGGTGGAGGAAACGGAAAAAATATCTGGAGCTAGAGGGGGTTTGGCTGACGAAAACATTCGCATTCACAGCGTGCGACTGCCCGGATTAATTGCCCATCAAGAAGTCTTGTTTGGATCGCCTGGAGAGTTATATACCTTGCGCCACGATACGAGCGATCGCAGCTGTTATATGCCCGGAGTTCTGTTAGCGGTTCGTAAAGTCCGAGAACTGAAAACTCTGGTATACGGTTTGGAGAAAATTTTGTAG
- the rnc gene encoding ribonuclease III, with the protein MPNSVPEQVGYPRRQRQLQTAILKLGLPETAPVQWKLLDRALTHPSISSTDNYEQLEFIGDAVVRIAASELLMELYPQASVGEFSAIRKILVSDRTLAQLADLYNVEQYLLMDRGTASDKLGRASRLADAFEAILGALYLSTHTLELVRPWLDPHFTRLSTEIRKDPARQDYKSALQEWTQAVHKVLPEYKVVAVKPHGHSDQPFTAQVWVQGEPYGVGKGRSRKAAEQEAAKDALFKIHQYRP; encoded by the coding sequence ATGCCTAACTCTGTTCCCGAACAAGTCGGTTATCCGCGACGGCAGCGGCAACTCCAAACAGCAATCCTAAAGTTAGGACTACCGGAAACTGCGCCGGTACAATGGAAGCTTTTAGACCGAGCCTTAACCCATCCGAGTATTTCATCGACGGATAACTACGAGCAGTTAGAGTTTATTGGCGATGCCGTGGTGCGCATCGCCGCTTCGGAACTCCTTATGGAGCTATATCCTCAAGCTTCTGTGGGAGAGTTTTCGGCAATTCGGAAAATCTTAGTGAGCGATCGCACTTTGGCACAACTGGCCGACCTCTACAATGTGGAACAGTACTTGCTCATGGATCGGGGAACGGCCAGTGATAAATTGGGGCGAGCCTCGCGGTTGGCCGATGCCTTTGAAGCCATCCTCGGAGCGCTATATTTAAGTACCCACACCTTAGAATTGGTTCGCCCGTGGCTCGATCCTCATTTTACTCGCCTTTCCACCGAAATACGCAAAGATCCCGCCCGCCAGGATTATAAGTCTGCGCTCCAAGAATGGACTCAAGCCGTACACAAAGTGTTGCCCGAATACAAAGTTGTTGCCGTGAAACCCCACGGTCATAGCGACCAACCGTTTACCGCTCAGGTTTGGGTGCAAGGGGAGCCTTATGGTGTCGGGAAAGGGCGATCGCGCAAAGCAGCGGAACAAGAAGCTGCCAAAGATGCCTTATTCAAAATTCACCAGTACCGTCCTTAA
- a CDS encoding 6-pyruvoyl trahydropterin synthase family protein, producing the protein MNENNPSVILVTLRNNFLGMTSFPSSESSYTTPDFKYCSTKVFDGFSTCFRQWRAEKSHCRFLHGYSLTFKIWFVGELDEKDWIWDFGGMKRSTNTIDGMSPQDWLKYMFDHTLLIAEDDPHLEDFRMLADRKLAQLRVLPSVSAEKFAELIFVKMDEFVYKETGGRARVKQVDVREHDKNSAIAMAVE; encoded by the coding sequence TTGAATGAGAATAACCCCTCAGTTATTCTGGTAACCCTACGCAACAACTTTCTTGGAATGACCAGTTTTCCCTCTTCTGAATCTTCTTACACTACTCCTGATTTTAAGTATTGTTCGACGAAAGTCTTTGATGGATTTTCGACTTGTTTCCGGCAGTGGAGAGCCGAAAAATCTCATTGTCGTTTTTTGCATGGTTACAGCCTTACATTTAAAATTTGGTTTGTGGGCGAACTCGATGAAAAAGACTGGATCTGGGACTTTGGTGGCATGAAGCGCTCTACAAATACCATTGATGGCATGAGTCCCCAAGATTGGCTCAAATACATGTTCGACCATACTCTGCTTATTGCCGAAGACGACCCCCATTTAGAAGATTTTCGCATGTTAGCCGATCGCAAGCTCGCGCAACTGCGAGTCTTGCCTTCCGTTAGTGCGGAAAAGTTCGCTGAATTAATCTTTGTCAAAATGGATGAATTTGTCTACAAAGAAACGGGAGGTCGCGCGCGAGTCAAGCAAGTTGATGTGAGAGAACACGATAAGAATTCTGCGATCGCAATGGCTGTGGAATAA